A section of the Amycolatopsis sp. AA4 genome encodes:
- a CDS encoding cell wall metabolism sensor histidine kinase WalK: MTTPVVLLTAIGALVVGAVAGFLAARVRARREAARPTGPTVAELLERLIRSSNNGVIVLNRFGDLVLHNPRAYELGLVRVNQADPRARKAAEQVVETDEPMEVDLSPLENRGRRQPEAVLGEVRPLGDGFTVVEAVDHSEAIRLEAVRRDFVANVSHELKTPVGAIALLTEAVLDAAEDVEEVRRFGGKILRESTRLGQLVTELIALSRLQGAERLPDLNVVEVDAVVREALGRTTLSAESADITITTDTPSGLLIEGDRTLLVTALSNLLENAVAYSSAGSPVSISRRLADGMVEIAVTDRGIGIAEDEQQRVFERFYRADKARSRATGGTGLGLAIVKHVAANHGGSVGLWSRPGTGSTFTLRIPAHVRTEPADTARKAAPARPDKTPERTPRLVATGQEVSSPDHGGNL, translated from the coding sequence GTGACCACGCCTGTTGTCCTGCTGACGGCCATCGGCGCTCTTGTCGTCGGCGCGGTCGCCGGGTTCCTCGCGGCCAGGGTCCGCGCCCGGCGAGAGGCGGCGCGGCCCACCGGCCCGACCGTCGCGGAGCTGCTCGAACGGCTGATCCGCTCCTCGAACAACGGCGTCATCGTGCTCAACCGGTTCGGCGACCTGGTGCTGCACAATCCGCGGGCGTACGAACTCGGCCTGGTCCGGGTGAACCAGGCCGATCCGCGGGCGCGCAAGGCGGCCGAACAGGTGGTCGAGACCGACGAGCCGATGGAGGTCGACCTCTCGCCGCTGGAGAACCGCGGCCGCCGCCAGCCCGAGGCGGTGCTCGGCGAGGTCCGGCCGCTCGGCGACGGGTTCACCGTCGTCGAGGCCGTCGACCATTCCGAGGCGATCCGGCTGGAGGCGGTCCGCCGGGACTTCGTCGCGAACGTCAGCCACGAGCTGAAGACCCCGGTCGGCGCGATCGCGCTGCTCACCGAGGCCGTGCTGGACGCCGCCGAGGACGTCGAGGAGGTCCGCCGCTTCGGCGGCAAGATCCTGCGCGAATCCACCCGGCTCGGCCAGCTCGTCACCGAGCTGATCGCGCTGTCGCGCCTCCAGGGCGCCGAGCGGCTGCCGGACCTCAACGTGGTCGAGGTCGACGCCGTCGTGCGCGAGGCGCTCGGGCGCACCACGCTGTCCGCGGAATCCGCCGACATCACCATCACCACCGACACGCCGAGCGGCCTGCTCATCGAGGGCGACCGGACGCTGCTGGTCACCGCGTTGTCGAACCTGCTGGAGAACGCCGTCGCGTACTCGTCGGCGGGCAGCCCGGTGTCGATCTCGCGCCGGCTCGCCGACGGCATGGTCGAGATCGCGGTGACCGACCGCGGCATCGGCATCGCCGAGGACGAGCAGCAGCGCGTGTTCGAGCGCTTCTACCGCGCGGACAAGGCGCGTTCGCGCGCCACCGGCGGCACCGGCCTCGGACTGGCGATCGTGAAACACGTCGCGGCCAACCACGGCGGTTCGGTCGGCCTGTGGAGCCGTCCCGGCACCGGGTCGACCTTCACCCTGCGCATCCCCGCGCACGTGCGCACCGAACCCGCCGACACCGCACGCAAGGCCGCGCCCGCGCGGCCGGACAAGACCCCCGAGCGGACACCCCGGCTCGTGGCAACCGGGCAGGAAGTCTCCAGCCCAGACCATGGAGGAAACCTGTGA
- a CDS encoding oxidoreductase, with translation MTGTTLPAAAAGTWQLGSRTVNRLGFGSMRLGGSLDPNVPADADRAISVLRRAVELGVNHIDTAAFYFGAGWSANALIKTALAPYGDDLVLTTKVGPSRDESGQFRPFARPDELRGQVEQNLRELGRDRIDVVNLRIGTGLERGTGSLAEHFGVLAELRAEGLIGELGISNVSAEHLAEAQAIAPVVCVQNQYGLSARREDDELLRLCGEQGVAFVPFFAVASGASGQSDERVAEVARRHGVTDAQVRLAWTLAQGPHVLAIPGTGDPAHLEQNVAAAALKLSDEDLETLDAH, from the coding sequence ATGACCGGAACGACACTTCCCGCCGCTGCCGCGGGCACCTGGCAGCTCGGCTCCCGCACCGTCAACCGGCTCGGCTTCGGTTCGATGCGGCTCGGCGGTTCGCTCGACCCGAACGTGCCTGCCGACGCCGACCGCGCGATTTCGGTGCTGCGCCGGGCCGTGGAGCTGGGCGTGAACCACATCGACACCGCGGCGTTCTACTTCGGAGCCGGCTGGTCGGCCAACGCGTTGATCAAGACCGCGCTCGCGCCGTACGGCGACGACCTCGTGCTCACCACCAAGGTCGGCCCGTCGCGCGACGAATCCGGCCAGTTCCGGCCGTTCGCCCGTCCCGACGAACTGCGCGGCCAGGTCGAGCAGAACCTGCGCGAACTCGGCCGTGACCGGATCGACGTCGTCAACCTGCGGATCGGCACCGGCCTCGAGCGCGGCACCGGCTCGCTCGCCGAGCATTTCGGCGTGCTGGCCGAACTGCGCGCCGAGGGACTGATCGGCGAGCTGGGCATTTCCAACGTCAGCGCCGAACACCTCGCCGAGGCGCAGGCGATCGCGCCGGTGGTGTGCGTGCAGAACCAGTACGGCCTGTCCGCCCGCCGCGAGGACGACGAGCTGTTGCGGCTGTGCGGCGAGCAGGGCGTGGCGTTCGTGCCGTTCTTCGCGGTCGCGAGCGGCGCGAGTGGACAGTCCGACGAACGGGTCGCCGAGGTTGCGCGCCGGCACGGCGTGACCGACGCTCAGGTGCGGCTGGCGTGGACGCTCGCGCAGGGCCCGCACGTGCTGGCGATCCCCGGCACAGGTGACCCCGCACACCTGGAACAGAACGTCGCCGCGGCCGCGCTGAAGCTGTCCGACGAGGACCTCGAGACCCTCGACGCGCACTGA
- a CDS encoding response regulator transcription factor has translation MTRVLIVEDEESFADPLAFLLRKEGFTAAVAVTGQQALEEFDRNGADIVLLDLMLPGMSGTDVCKQLRQRSAVPVIMVTARDSEIDKVVGLELGADDYVTKPYSARELIARVRAVLRRGGEPGSDGELAPLVLSAGPVRMDVERHVVTVDGGEVSLPLKEFDLLEYLLRNVGRVLTRGQLIDRVWGADYVGDTKTLDVHVKRLRSKIEPDPGSPRHLVTVRGLGYKFET, from the coding sequence GTGACGAGGGTTCTCATAGTCGAGGACGAAGAGTCCTTCGCCGACCCGCTCGCCTTCTTGCTGCGCAAGGAGGGCTTCACCGCGGCGGTCGCGGTGACCGGCCAGCAGGCGCTCGAAGAGTTCGACCGCAACGGCGCCGACATCGTGCTGCTCGACCTGATGCTGCCCGGGATGAGCGGCACCGACGTCTGCAAGCAGCTGCGGCAGCGTTCCGCGGTGCCGGTGATCATGGTGACCGCGCGCGACAGCGAGATCGACAAGGTCGTCGGGCTGGAACTCGGCGCCGACGACTACGTGACCAAGCCGTACTCGGCGCGCGAGCTGATCGCGCGGGTGCGCGCGGTGCTGCGCCGCGGCGGCGAGCCGGGCAGCGACGGCGAACTCGCGCCGCTGGTGCTGTCGGCCGGACCGGTGCGGATGGACGTCGAACGGCACGTCGTGACCGTGGACGGCGGCGAGGTTTCGTTGCCGCTCAAGGAGTTCGACCTGCTGGAATACCTGCTGCGCAACGTCGGCCGGGTGCTCACCCGCGGCCAGCTGATCGACCGGGTGTGGGGCGCGGACTACGTCGGCGACACCAAGACCCTCGACGTCCACGTGAAGCGGCTCCGCTCGAAGATCGAGCCGGACCCGGGTTCGCCGCGGCACCTGGTGACCGTGCGCGGGCTCGGCTACAAGTTCGAGACCTGA
- a CDS encoding Ppx/GppA phosphatase family protein produces MRLGVLDVGSNTVHLLVVDAHRGAHPTPMHSEKTMLRLAEQLTGSGELSRPGEDGLVRAVESAKAAAARLGCEDVLAFATSAVREAKNSAKVLARVGAETGVDLRVLSGEDEARLTFLAVRRWYGWSAGKLLVLDIGGGSFEVAMGRDEEPELAESLPLGAGRTTRTRFRNDPPTRSEVVATSAWLEDQLAGLAKKVAAQGLPDRVVATSKTFRSLARLTGAAPSAAGPRVRRTLTDTALRQLIAFISRMTAADLAQLEGVSASRSHQLVAGALVAQAAMRALSLTELEICPWALREGVILRRLDHANGADETGTAVAGVSASGEDR; encoded by the coding sequence GTGCGCCTAGGGGTACTCGACGTCGGTTCCAATACCGTCCACTTGCTCGTGGTCGACGCCCACCGTGGCGCCCACCCGACCCCGATGCACTCCGAGAAAACGATGCTGCGGCTGGCCGAACAGCTCACCGGGTCCGGCGAACTGAGCCGTCCCGGCGAGGACGGCCTGGTCCGGGCGGTCGAATCGGCCAAGGCCGCGGCCGCGCGGCTCGGCTGCGAGGACGTGCTGGCGTTCGCGACCTCCGCGGTGCGCGAGGCGAAGAACTCGGCGAAGGTGCTGGCCAGGGTGGGCGCCGAGACCGGCGTCGACCTGCGCGTCCTGTCCGGTGAGGACGAGGCGCGGCTCACCTTCCTCGCGGTCCGCCGGTGGTACGGCTGGTCGGCCGGGAAACTGCTGGTGCTGGACATCGGCGGCGGATCGTTCGAGGTCGCGATGGGCCGCGACGAGGAACCCGAACTCGCCGAATCGCTCCCGCTCGGCGCCGGGCGCACCACCCGCACCCGCTTCCGCAACGACCCGCCGACCCGTTCCGAGGTCGTCGCGACGTCGGCCTGGCTCGAGGACCAGCTCGCCGGGCTCGCGAAGAAGGTCGCCGCGCAGGGCCTTCCGGACCGGGTCGTGGCGACCTCCAAGACGTTCCGCTCGCTCGCCCGGCTGACCGGGGCGGCCCCCTCGGCGGCGGGCCCCCGCGTGCGCCGTACGCTCACCGACACCGCCCTTCGCCAGCTCATCGCCTTCATTTCGCGGATGACCGCCGCGGATCTGGCCCAGCTGGAAGGCGTCAGCGCGAGCCGGTCGCACCAGCTCGTGGCGGGCGCGCTGGTGGCGCAGGCCGCGATGCGGGCGCTCTCCCTCACGGAGTTGGAGATTTGCCCCTGGGCGCTGCGAGAGGGTGTCATCCTGCGGCGGTTGGACCACGCCAACGGCGCGGACGAAACTGGGACCGCGGTCGCCGGCGTTTCGGCGAGCGGGGAGGACCGGTGA
- a CDS encoding response regulator transcription factor, translated as MPRAEEVASIRDERELVERAGHLLAGADEFACAANDLHTWSAMQKFARELPARPKLRVRKVYLSRVLLDPAGAEHLQTLRQLGAEVRISDHEINETILLDGRVAILAAGPGYHVVTAPDLVRGISSLFEAAWRSSTAMEAYETRFAELRQYTPQLLDLLSSGSTDEKAARAMGVGLRTYRRRVAELMDVLGATSRFQAGALAREAGLL; from the coding sequence GTGCCCCGAGCCGAGGAAGTCGCGTCCATCCGCGACGAACGAGAACTGGTCGAGCGCGCCGGACACCTGCTCGCCGGCGCCGACGAGTTCGCCTGCGCCGCGAACGACCTGCACACCTGGTCCGCGATGCAGAAATTCGCCCGGGAGCTGCCCGCGCGGCCGAAGCTGCGGGTCCGCAAGGTCTACCTGTCGCGCGTGCTGCTCGATCCGGCCGGCGCCGAGCACCTGCAGACGCTGCGCCAGCTCGGCGCGGAAGTCCGGATCAGCGACCACGAGATCAACGAGACGATCCTGCTCGACGGCCGCGTCGCCATCCTCGCCGCCGGGCCTGGCTACCACGTCGTGACCGCCCCGGATCTGGTGCGCGGAATCTCGTCGCTGTTCGAGGCCGCGTGGCGTTCGTCGACCGCGATGGAGGCGTACGAGACGCGGTTCGCCGAACTGCGCCAGTACACGCCACAGCTGCTCGACCTGCTGTCTTCCGGTTCCACCGACGAAAAGGCGGCCCGGGCGATGGGCGTCGGGCTGCGGACGTACCGTCGGCGGGTGGCCGAATTGATGGATGTACTGGGTGCGACGTCGCGGTTCCAAGCGGGTGCTCTCGCGCGGGAGGCGGGTCTGCTGTGA